A segment of the Dehalococcoidia bacterium genome:
CCGAGACGCGTTTTGTCAGGGTTTCTTCGGTTAGACTTTCCTTTCTGGCCGTCCTGAAAAGAACCGGCAATGCATTCATTATTTCTTCGTTCGAGATCACATCTTCCGGTAACTTGCCGGCGCTTGTTGCCGCCAAATCAGAGAATTCACGCCATTCTTCGGAGTCATTTTCGATTTTCAACATGGCGCCGTATTTTGCCAATGTCTCTTGCGACTGCGGCGGCTTTGCCAGACCTCTTTCCAGTTTGCTGATATTTCCCGGGTCTAACTCATGGATGCGGCAAAATTCTCTTAAGGTCAGTCCTAAGTTGATTCTCTTCTGCTTAAAAAAATTGCCGAATGTTTTCGCAATCATGATTTCACCTCCCTTCTGTTGTATCATTTGATACAACAAGCAGGAGATGTCAAGAAATATTTTACTGAGAAGGCATGGCACTATGAAAAAAGCCGGCGGTTTCATAGCTTCGTTTTCACCAAGGCAATCTCCGCATCGGTAAGGCTGTAAAGAGCATAGACTAGTTGATCGATTGTCAAGGATCACGTTAATTCCCCCCCTGCGGAATCATATTAATTCCCCCCTTTGGGCTTAGAGGGGTTTGAGGTTTTGGGTTTCAGTTTTTTTCGATAGGATTCTCCTTCCATGATTAAATGGTGTGCGTGATGGCTGAGGCGATCCAGAGCGGAGTTGGCCATTACGGGATCTGGGAAAAGTGTGATCCAGTCCTGTGGAGGACGGTTGCTGGTGATAATCAGTGACGAGTTGAGGTGGCGCTCCGAGACGATTTCGTAAAAGTCTTCGGCCTGTGCCTGAGTGAGAGCCGCCAGCCCGAAGTCATCGATGATGAGCAGATCCGGGTGCAGATATTTTTTAGTTCGTTTTTCCCATGAGTGATCGGCTCTGCCGGCCAGGAGGAAACGAAAGAGTTTTACCGCCTTTGTGAAGAGGACGTCATAGCCTTTGCGGCATGCCTGGTGACCGAGGGCTTGGGCGATATGACTCTTGCCTGTGCCTGCGGGACCATAGAGGAGGACATGCTCGCCTTTTTCTACAAAGGCACAGGTGGCCAGATCGCGGATGAGCTTGTGGTTGACTTTGGGATTAAAGGTAAAATCAAAGCCTTCGAGGGTCTTTTCCTCCTCGAAGGAGGCTCTGCTGAGGCGCAAGGAGAGTTTTTTGCTTTCTCTTCTTTCGATCTCATCCTGCACCAGGAGTTGGAGGAAGTCCAGATAGCCGAGGGAGGAGCTTTGAGCTTGCTGGAGGCGGACATCCAGACTTTCCATGAAACCGCCCAGGCGCAGGTTCTTGAGCTTTCCCTGTAATTGATGATCGAAGTTCATGCGACCACCTCCTTTTCCGGGATGAAGTAGGAGGGCTCACGCAAGAAACGCATTCCCAGCAAGCTGAGTTGGGCTGTGGGAGGCGTAGTATCGGGGATTTCATCCAGGTCTCTCTCCAGGATGCGCTTGATGGCCCGGTAGTGAAGATTCCCAAAGTAGAGCGATCTTTGGGATGCCGCCTCCATGCGCTCTTTGCCGTATTTATCCGCCAGTCTGATAATGGCCTGGGCTTTACGCAGATTGCGCATGGCGTTTTCAGCCAGGATCTTGCGGACGAGGATCTGGGTTTGAGGCCCCACTTCGGCCGCCCTCTTGCGGCAATAGCTGGGAGCAGGCATGAGATAGGCCAGTTTCTCAGGGGGGTAGTCTGAGAGGTCTGTAACCCAGGTTCCGGGTCTCTGGGCTCTGGGGTGGGTTTTGATCAGCTCCGGACCGAGAAAGACCCGGACCAGCCTCTCATCCCCCCTTACCCAGACTTCTCGGCCGATATAGCGGGTGGGGAGGGAATAATAGGAGTGCTCGAAGACCAGGTGATGGTCAGGATGGACCGTGCACTCCTTCCATTGCGGGCATTGGAAGCGCTCCGGAGGCAAGGCCCTGAGATGGGGCAACTCTTCTATCCGGAACACTTCATAGGGCTTCCTCTTGGTGGTTCCGTGGAGTTCCATTCCGATCTCCTCCTTGCACCACCGCAGCGCCCGTTCATTGGCCTCCTGTACATCGCGAAAACTGCGGCCGGCCAGGAGGTGTTTGCGAACCACAGCAACGTTTCGCTCCACCTTGCCCTTGTGCTTGGGAGAGGCCACCTTGGCCGGGTCAGCCACAAACCCATAGTGCCTCTCCAACTCGGCATAGGCGCGATTCAGGGTGGGGTCGTAGAGGTCGGGTTTGACCACGCCGGCCTTGAGGTTGTCAAGGACAACGGCGGCGGGCACGGCCCCGAAGAACTCAAAGGCCCTGATGTGACAATCGATCCAGGTGGCAGTGTCCTGCCGGAAGACAAACCGCACAAATCGATGCCTGCTGTAAGAAAGACTCATGATGAAGACCCAGGCACGGCGTCTCCTCCCGCTCAGAGGATCCACCATCAAGCCCGCATAACCAAAATCCACCTGAGCCTGGCTGCCGGGCTCGACCTCCAGACGGACGCACACCGCGGGCCTCCCAAACTGAAACTGCGCCATCAGGTAACGCTTCACGCTGGGGTAGCTCACCGTGATGTTCGCCCTTTCCCTGAGCAGTCGCCATACCTGTTTGGCCGTCATGTGCTCGGCCTTGATCATCTCACTCATCCACTCCCGATGGGCAGCCAGAACATCCTGGGCCGGAGTCTTTCTCAAGGGCGAAGAACTCGCCACCCTCTCCTTGAGAAGGCAAAGAAGCACCGCCTCCTCGGGAAAGGGGCTGCTCCTGGTAATACCGGCCACCTGTGCCAGCCGGACATATTTGCGAACGCTCTTGCGATCAAGTCCCAGGGACCGAGAAATACTCTTAACGCCGGCTCCCTGGTGCCACTGATAAACAACCTCTACAATCTCGTTCATGGTGATCTCCCTTCTTGCCATCGGCTCCCTCCCCAAAAAATAGTTCTCAGGGAGATACACCGATGAAACCCTCTGGCCAAGAAGGGGGGGAATTAACGTGATCCTGGGGGGGGAAATGTGATGATCCTAACCCCGCCTAAAGGGGGGATTTATCATGACTCTCGACAATCGATCTCCGATTCGAGACGTGGGATGGCGGGGCTATCGGGATCGGCGAGAATCTTTCGGACGCGCTGGATGATGGGGGCTTTCTGTCGTGTCTCGTATATGCTTGGCTTTTTCGCCTGTTGCCGCATCTGCTTGTGCGGCCGGGATCAGGTTAGGGGTAACGATATCCGTGGCCTGTAAAAACTTCTTTACAACAGATGGCAATCTGATTTATAAATAAACTAATTCATCTACCAATGGAGGTAGAAGGAACTCGGGGACCGCCTCAACAGGCGGTCGCTGTCGTTTATAGCCTTTTGTTGTAACGCCTTGACAAATCCCTTCGCCTTCCCTCTGAACCCACAAAGTACGCAGTTACCCAGAATAGTGCCTTTTTCTTTTTTTGGAGAATGAGCACACAGTCATATTCGACAAGCCAAATGTAACGTCTTACCCCGATGTCCTTTGTGCCATGATCATAATCAAATACCTTAATTTTTTTCAAAATGTTTGCAAGTATCCATGAATAGCAGCAAGGTATATTTGATGCGAGTCTACGATCCCGTCGGGGAGGGCACTGCCTGCAAAAACTTTCTGACATT
Coding sequences within it:
- the istB gene encoding IS21-like element helper ATPase IstB — its product is MNFDHQLQGKLKNLRLGGFMESLDVRLQQAQSSSLGYLDFLQLLVQDEIERRESKKLSLRLSRASFEEEKTLEGFDFTFNPKVNHKLIRDLATCAFVEKGEHVLLYGPAGTGKSHIAQALGHQACRKGYDVLFTKAVKLFRFLLAGRADHSWEKRTKKYLHPDLLIIDDFGLAALTQAQAEDFYEIVSERHLNSSLIITSNRPPQDWITLFPDPVMANSALDRLSHHAHHLIMEGESYRKKLKPKTSNPSKPKGGN
- a CDS encoding helix-turn-helix transcriptional regulator gives rise to the protein MIAKTFGNFFKQKRINLGLTLREFCRIHELDPGNISKLERGLAKPPQSQETLAKYGAMLKIENDSEEWREFSDLAATSAGKLPEDVISNEEIMNALPVLFRTARKESLTEETLTKRVS
- the istA gene encoding IS21 family transposase; this encodes MARREITMNEIVEVVYQWHQGAGVKSISRSLGLDRKSVRKYVRLAQVAGITRSSPFPEEAVLLCLLKERVASSSPLRKTPAQDVLAAHREWMSEMIKAEHMTAKQVWRLLRERANITVSYPSVKRYLMAQFQFGRPAVCVRLEVEPGSQAQVDFGYAGLMVDPLSGRRRRAWVFIMSLSYSRHRFVRFVFRQDTATWIDCHIRAFEFFGAVPAAVVLDNLKAGVVKPDLYDPTLNRAYAELERHYGFVADPAKVASPKHKGKVERNVAVVRKHLLAGRSFRDVQEANERALRWCKEEIGMELHGTTKRKPYEVFRIEELPHLRALPPERFQCPQWKECTVHPDHHLVFEHSYYSLPTRYIGREVWVRGDERLVRVFLGPELIKTHPRAQRPGTWVTDLSDYPPEKLAYLMPAPSYCRKRAAEVGPQTQILVRKILAENAMRNLRKAQAIIRLADKYGKERMEAASQRSLYFGNLHYRAIKRILERDLDEIPDTTPPTAQLSLLGMRFLREPSYFIPEKEVVA